The nucleotide window TAGGCCGGAAAGATATACCATCCTAGGAGATAGAGGTCTAACTTGGGGATCGGCAGAAAAAATAGCGCGGGATACTGGCGTTATCGAGTGAGGAGCTGTTTGGTGTACGTTTCCTCATATATGACTTGGAAGTCCTCTAGCACGTAATTTATGACTTCCCTAGCAAGTAAAAGTTTCCTTGTCTGTAGGTCTTCCAGAAGGAATATTTTGTCTGGTACACGAACCTTCAGAACCTTACTGTCGTTGAGTAGTTCGAAACCCGGCTTATCTGAGGTGGGGAACCACCTATCTATGAGAGCTTGAATCTTTTCATTTGTCTCCGTTATGTGTTTTACCACCTTGACTTTGTAAACCAAGGTTTCCCCAGCCAATGGATGATTTAAGTCTATATACACCCTGCCACCGCTCACGCTTTTTACGATTCCAAAGTTCCCATCGGAAAATCTGACAGGCATACCTGGATAAGGGGTCATACCCTGCTTCCTCAGCTCTCCCAAAGAGACTACTTTCACCTTGGACGGATCTCTTTTTCCGTAAGCATTTTCAGGTGAAATCTCTATTTCTTTTTCCTCATCCACATTCATGTTATAGAGCGCGTCTTCGAGTCCCTTGATTAACCTATGCTCTCCTAGGATGACCAATTGAGGCCCGTATTTCTTGTCTTCACTATGAATATCAGCCTTCTTAGCTTCCTCCTCAATGGTAGTGTCTATAACCCTTTCTGTGTTCTTAATTTTCCCTACATAATCAACTAGTAGGAAATCCTTGTCCTTGAACATAATAACCAAAGCAGTTACTAGCTAGAAGATTTAAAATTACTCATGGAATTGATAAAACGCTTTGTACATAACCTTCCGGTCGGTTAATATTGAAAACGAATAATAAGAACAGAGGCTCTAGACTCGCTATATATTCTTAAGAAATAATTTGACAAATGATCAATCATGTTTATGGAGATATAGAGTTAGTCACTATTTCCTAAGAGAAGACAGTGCGGGGGGCGGGATTTGAACCCGCGCAGGACTACTCCAGTAGGGGTCTCACCAAGGGTCCTGAGCCTACCCCCTTTGACCATGCTCGGGCACCCCCGCACATTAGATCATAAGCTTGTTTCTATTTAAAAAATCATGCGTGTTGCAGAACCCTAGAAATATCGCCGGGGGCGGGATTTGAACCCGCGCGTCTCGGAGAGACAGTAGGTCGCACGCTTGCTTGCTGGAAAAGGTCTCGAGCCTACCCCCTTAGTCCACTCGGGCACCCCGGCATATAACTAAGGAAAAGTAGAGTTAAAAAATCAAGCAGGAACTGTGACTGGATTGGCTTCTGTGGAGATCCTTGTTTCACTGAGTATTCTTTCTCTGATATGTTTCGGAATATTGAATAGCATCGAGTGCGTCTCACCGTCATAAAATCTCAGTCTTCCATCAATCCTGGTTTTCAAAAGTTCGTTTACAGCATCTGAAGATAGAGTGTTAGGAGTTGTGTGATTGCTAGCATAAACGAATCCCCATAGACCATCGAAAGAAGGTACGTATGTGATAGCTACCGCTACGTTTCTGAATACTGTCTTCATTGTATTATATATTGCAGAAAATGTTTCAACACTGAATGAAGGGGAAGTTGCCTGCGTAACAACTCCGCCATCATCTTTGACTATATTGCTTATCCTCTTGTAAAATTCTCTAGTATAGAGTTTGTAAGACGAGTTACCCTTAATTGGGTCAGTTAGATCAAGGATTATACCGTCGAAACTCTCGCGGCTATTATCTACATAGTCAAGAGCGTCACCGATCACTATCTTGGATCTAATGTCATCGAAAGCTCCCTGATGCCATTCCGTAAGATATTTCTTGGCAAAATCTACAACAGCCTGATCTATGTCGACCATTACGACCTTTTTTACGCTTTTATGTTTTAATACTTCCCTTAGGGTAGCTCCCTCGCCTCCACCTAGAATTAAAACTTCGGAGGGATTTTTCACCGAGAGCAACAAAGGATGAACCAGTGATTCATGGTATATGAACTCGTCAGAGACTGTAGACTGTACCTTACCATCAATTATAAGGGATTTACCAAACCTGGTTAAATTAGCTACCATTACTCTTTGATACTTAGTGACCCGATCCTCAATAACTTGATCTATGTGATGTGCATGAAATTCAAATGACGACTGCCACTCTATATGCCAACTCCAACCGTAGTCCATTACTTTAACCTTACCCCGTTCACCTTTTTAGTTTTCCAGCTGTATCTGCTAATTCGCTTGGATTTCCCAAAACCGCATGCAGCACATTTGTGTTTAGTGGGATTGTATGAATTCCTTCCGCATCTCCTGCATCTAATATGGCTAGGCGCTTTATTCATTTTTCCAAAAGACGGTGTTCCTTTCATCTAAACCCACCTACTGTTGAATAGGGGAGATAAGAATTACATTATCTCCTCTGATGACGATCGTTCCCATCTTTTTGCCACCACCATCGCTCTGGATTTCCTCGGAATCAGAGAGAACCAAATTCATATGTTGATCATAACTTTTTAGCATCCCTCTTACTTCCTTGTTCCCCTTTAACTTTACTAAGACTAAGCTACCAACCGACTCAGCTAGTAGCTTATGTGCAGTTTCAGCCATTAACTATGACCCCTTATAAGAGATGGTCTTTATCCTGTTTATAA belongs to Metallosphaera tengchongensis and includes:
- a CDS encoding 50S ribosomal protein L37e, with translation MKGTPSFGKMNKAPSHIRCRRCGRNSYNPTKHKCAACGFGKSKRISRYSWKTKKVNGVRLK
- the speE gene encoding polyamine aminopropyltransferase; translated protein: MDYGWSWHIEWQSSFEFHAHHIDQVIEDRVTKYQRVMVANLTRFGKSLIIDGKVQSTVSDEFIYHESLVHPLLLSVKNPSEVLILGGGEGATLREVLKHKSVKKVVMVDIDQAVVDFAKKYLTEWHQGAFDDIRSKIVIGDALDYVDNSRESFDGIILDLTDPIKGNSSYKLYTREFYKRISNIVKDDGGVVTQATSPSFSVETFSAIYNTMKTVFRNVAVAITYVPSFDGLWGFVYASNHTTPNTLSSDAVNELLKTRIDGRLRFYDGETHSMLFNIPKHIRERILSETRISTEANPVTVPA
- a CDS encoding FKBP-type peptidyl-prolyl cis-trans isomerase, with translation MFKDKDFLLVDYVGKIKNTERVIDTTIEEEAKKADIHSEDKKYGPQLVILGEHRLIKGLEDALYNMNVDEEKEIEISPENAYGKRDPSKVKVVSLGELRKQGMTPYPGMPVRFSDGNFGIVKSVSGGRVYIDLNHPLAGETLVYKVKVVKHITETNEKIQALIDRWFPTSDKPGFELLNDSKVLKVRVPDKIFLLEDLQTRKLLLAREVINYVLEDFQVIYEETYTKQLLTR
- a CDS encoding LSm family protein, which gives rise to MAETAHKLLAESVGSLVLVKLKGNKEVRGMLKSYDQHMNLVLSDSEEIQSDGGGKKMGTIVIRGDNVILISPIQQ